The genomic interval AACAAACCACCTGTTGCTACAGAGACAAGTGTGGGATCCAATTTTCAGAGTGAGAAGATTCAtacaacacactaaaaaaggaaacacaatgaaaaatgtgaaaagctGCATTTTAGTAACATGGACCCAGCACCAACACAAGCTCTGAAACtaagatgacccccccccccccacaccaccaccaccctgcaACCAATCAAACAGaagtaacaggggatactgaatacaCAGGAAAGAAGTGCTACATCAATGAtcccaggtttgtttgactcatgggataGCTTCACGGAAATTCtgaaaacttgaactggcagacacttgaagatagatgcaaactatatTCGAAACCTACTTCTAAGTTTCAAGAGAGTACTCTAGTAATAAACTAAAATCCCAATGTATCACTCCCAAAGTGATCAGTAAAACAAGAATAGGCTAGTTATAATGCACACAGATGCATTTAAGCAATAATTCTTTTTATGctcaatacgtgaatggaatgggaagtacCACTCATAAGTAGTGCAAAGGGAAGTGCCGTCTGTCATACAAGGAGCCAAAAATGGAAAGTGAGCATGTATCAAGAAAGTTCTACAAATGGCAAAAAAACATCAGCGAAAATTAATTACCAGAAAAGAACATGTGAATAGTTGCACAAGGGACTCGATCAGTTATAGTAAAAAATCAAATTGGTCATTAATAGATCTCAAAATGTCATTGCTTTCTTCTTGTAACTGAACTAGCCTacgatacatttttaatttttcactagAAATTACAAGTTTTTCTTTTTCACATTTgagcttttcttcttcaaatgcaaTCATTCTCTCTGCTTGTTGAAGCTTCATTTTCTTTAACTGCAGTAACTCATCATTTCTCCTTTCTAAGCCTTCAAGTCTCTCCCTGTCTACTTCCAGTTTTTTCTCATAGTAAAGTTTCCTGTCAGCTCTTATCTGTTGTAAGAACGACTGTTTCAGCTTCCTTCTCTTTTCTGGTGGACTAACTGATGATTCAGGAGGATTGGTAATTAACTGTTTGCTACTGCTTGCTGCTGGTGCAGGTTCATTAGTACTTGGTGGTGGCTCAGTTTTATTAGTACTATCACTGTTCACATTGGATTTTCCACTGATAAGTAATAAttgtctactactactacttggtGTCAGCTCAGGTTCACTACTAATCCCATCACTGTTTCCATTGGATTTTCCACTGATGAGTGATAATTGTTTACTACTACTACTTGGTGTCAGCTCAGGTTCACTACTAATCCCTTCACTGTTCCCATTGGATTTTCCACTGATGAGTAACAATTGTTTACTACTACTTGGTGTTAGCTCAGGTTCACTGTTAATCCTATCACCGTTCCCATTCGTTTTTGCACTGATAATGAATAATTGTTTATTACTACCTGGTACTGGTTCAGGTTCACCACTAATCCTATCACTGTTCACACAGGGTTTACCAGTGATAATGAATAACTGTTTACCACTATTTAGTGATGGTTCGGTTTCACTAGGCCTACAAATCACATCACTGTTCACAGTGGGTTTTGTACTGATAATGAAGAAATTTTTACTTGGTAAAGGCGCAGGTTCACTACTAATCCCATCACTATTCACACTGGAGTTTCCTCTGATAATGAATAATTGTTTACCACTACCTGCTGTTGGCTCAGGTTCACTACTAATCACTTCACTGTTCGCATTAGATTTGCCACTATTAATTAATAATTCGTTACCACTATTTGGTACTGTCTCAGGTTCATTACCATTGTTCCCTACCTGTACATTCGATTTTCCCCC from Schistocerca gregaria isolate iqSchGreg1 chromosome 6, iqSchGreg1.2, whole genome shotgun sequence carries:
- the LOC126278394 gene encoding uncharacterized protein LOC126278394; amino-acid sequence: MRKTVGNWYINKIGIPLQIAKIVMESAKDVGVQSDLPVFWSREATLALLNAYEVQRDRLGKDFRFKNYMWVAISLALKNEMGMNFTPAQCENRWRVLLRSYKRATDNNLKLSRRRKDFVYQDAMQKILKGEDIIRPVPQSDETGVLPSGGKSNVQVGNNGNEPETVPNSGNELLINSGKSNANSEVISSEPEPTAGSGKQLFIIRGNSSVNSDGISSEPAPLPSKNFFIISTKPTVNSDVICRPSETEPSLNSGKQLFIITGKPCVNSDRISGEPEPVPGSNKQLFIISAKTNGNGDRINSEPELTPSSSKQLLLISGKSNGNSEGISSEPELTPSSSSKQLSLISGKSNGNSDGISSEPELTPSSSSRQLLLISGKSNVNSDSTNKTEPPPSTNEPAPAASSSKQLITNPPESSVSPPEKRRKLKQSFLQQIRADRKLYYEKKLEVDRERLEGLERRNDELLQLKKMKLQQAERMIAFEEEKLKCEKEKLVISSEKLKMYRRLVQLQEESNDILRSINDQFDFLL